The Aureitalea marina genome includes a window with the following:
- a CDS encoding hemolysin family protein, with the protein MEIQILLIVLMLILSAFFSGMEIAYVSSNKIHIEIEKKQQNFLALILNRITRRPSKFIATMLVGNNIALVIYGFFMGELIMRYIDLEGGWALLVQTLISTFVILITAEFLPKVFFQIYSNTLVRIFALPAYIFYLLFSVISELVIWISDMVLKVFFKTEGDILPHSFSKLELGHYISEQMETVDTQIEVDSEIQIFQNALEFSEVRSREVMVPRTEVVAVELHSSTRDLTKMFIETGLSKILVYKENIDDILGYVHAFDMFKKPATIKKILMPVVYVPESMLVKDVLNVLTRKRKSIAVVIDEYGGTSGIVTVEDIVEELFGEIEDEFDQGEMVEEQIDDQIYHFSARLEVDYINETYKIDLPESEHYETLGGLIVSYTEEIPENNETVTIEGFGFKILEVTNTKIELVELRVLQDL; encoded by the coding sequence ATGGAGATACAAATTCTGCTGATCGTTCTAATGCTGATCCTCTCTGCCTTTTTTTCGGGTATGGAGATCGCCTATGTGTCTTCCAATAAGATCCATATCGAGATCGAGAAGAAGCAGCAGAACTTTCTCGCACTTATCCTGAATCGGATAACCCGAAGACCGTCCAAATTCATTGCCACCATGCTGGTGGGTAACAATATTGCCCTGGTCATCTATGGGTTCTTTATGGGCGAGCTCATCATGCGTTATATCGACCTGGAAGGGGGATGGGCGCTATTGGTTCAAACCTTGATCTCCACCTTTGTTATTTTGATCACGGCGGAGTTCTTACCCAAGGTATTCTTCCAGATCTATTCGAACACCTTGGTGCGTATCTTTGCCTTACCAGCCTATATCTTTTACCTGCTGTTCTCGGTTATTTCCGAGTTGGTCATCTGGATTTCGGATATGGTACTAAAGGTCTTTTTTAAAACAGAAGGGGATATCCTTCCCCATAGCTTTAGCAAATTAGAGCTGGGCCATTATATCTCGGAGCAAATGGAGACCGTGGACACTCAGATCGAGGTCGATTCCGAGATTCAGATATTTCAGAATGCCTTAGAATTCTCTGAGGTTAGGTCCCGAGAGGTTATGGTTCCGAGAACGGAAGTAGTTGCGGTAGAATTACACAGCTCAACTCGCGATCTGACCAAGATGTTTATCGAGACCGGGCTGTCAAAGATTTTGGTCTACAAGGAGAACATAGACGATATCCTGGGTTATGTCCATGCCTTCGATATGTTCAAAAAGCCGGCAACCATCAAAAAGATATTGATGCCCGTGGTCTATGTGCCGGAATCCATGCTGGTCAAAGATGTACTCAATGTCTTAACGCGGAAAAGAAAAAGCATAGCCGTGGTCATAGACGAGTACGGAGGAACTTCCGGGATAGTTACCGTAGAGGATATAGTAGAAGAGTTATTCGGGGAGATTGAAGATGAGTTTGATCAGGGCGAAATGGTCGAAGAACAGATCGACGATCAGATCTATCACTTCTCTGCTCGACTGGAGGTAGATTACATTAACGAAACCTACAAGATCGACCTGCCGGAGAGCGAACATTACGAGACCCTCGGGGGGCTTATCGTCAGTTATACCGAGGAGATTCCGGAGAATAATGAGACCGTTACCATAGAGGGATTCGGTTTCAAGATCCTCGAGGTGACCAACACCAAGATCGAACTGGTCGAACTCCGTGTGCTTCAGGACCTTTAA
- a CDS encoding peptidylprolyl isomerase: protein MAVLNKIRQRSIFLIVIIALALFSFVLADVIRNGGFSSNKAQTTIATVNGEDIPREDFVKRVEAYQRSLGPNASTTQAVNTIWEQELRKTLIRQQYENLGLTAGQDQLDDAYATFLAGNPSFQDETGQFNLALVDQYVASIQGNPQAMEAWQEFVTTTRSSILENTYINMVRAGMIATLADGELAYRLENDKINIEFVQVPYTQIADEDVPVSESEIEAYIREHRDEFEVDPMVDLQYVSFVEEPSDEDVEAARVAIAQSLEDEVIFNNVTNANDTIPGFRNTTDYADYLANNSETPFDNRWLFERDLPASVKDSVFNLEKGEIYGPYQVANTFKYSKMADAAQKFDSVNSKHILIRYQGSLRAASDVTRSKEEAEVLADSLLSVIKRDKSKFESLVADFSDDATTKENEGELGYYGPGFMVPAFDEFIYGNPVGSIGLVETDFGYHVVKVEDQKNLQRAVKIATLTKEIEPSEGTLNQVFSNATGLEVAAQDGDFRTVAEEQGVAVRPVNRVGKMDSNIPGLGNNRSMINWAFEEETKVGDVKRFNVPTGYVIAQLTRKSSEKALMSVAEASARVTPIIRNEKKAQKIREGLSGSTLEEIASSQGVTVKNATAVTMANPTLAGAGTEPMVVGTSFGKAAGEQTAPIDGNTGVFIVKVLAVNEAPVLDSYESYANQLNTSISPQVAGNLYQALRTQADIEDNRSTFY from the coding sequence ATGGCTGTTTTAAATAAAATCAGACAACGTTCTATCTTTCTTATCGTGATCATTGCCTTGGCCCTGTTCTCTTTCGTGCTGGCCGATGTGATCCGAAATGGAGGTTTTTCGAGCAACAAAGCGCAAACCACGATAGCAACGGTAAATGGAGAGGATATTCCGAGAGAGGATTTTGTCAAGCGGGTAGAGGCTTATCAGCGTTCGCTGGGGCCAAATGCCAGTACCACCCAAGCAGTAAACACCATTTGGGAGCAGGAACTTCGCAAGACCTTGATCCGTCAACAATATGAGAACTTAGGTCTTACTGCTGGTCAGGATCAGTTGGATGATGCCTATGCTACCTTCCTTGCTGGTAACCCAAGTTTCCAGGATGAGACCGGTCAGTTTAACCTGGCTTTGGTAGACCAATATGTCGCCTCCATCCAGGGTAATCCGCAGGCGATGGAAGCCTGGCAAGAGTTTGTAACCACTACACGAAGCAGCATACTGGAGAACACCTACATCAACATGGTGAGAGCTGGTATGATCGCAACCTTGGCTGATGGGGAATTGGCTTACAGACTGGAGAACGACAAGATCAATATCGAATTTGTACAGGTGCCTTATACCCAGATTGCCGACGAAGACGTACCGGTTTCTGAAAGTGAGATCGAAGCCTATATTCGCGAACATCGCGACGAGTTTGAAGTAGATCCAATGGTCGATCTTCAATACGTGTCATTTGTTGAGGAGCCATCAGATGAAGATGTGGAGGCTGCTCGTGTGGCAATCGCACAGTCATTAGAGGATGAGGTCATTTTCAACAATGTGACCAATGCTAACGATACTATTCCAGGGTTCCGCAATACCACCGATTACGCCGATTACCTGGCCAATAATTCTGAGACTCCTTTTGACAATCGCTGGTTGTTTGAACGTGATCTGCCTGCATCCGTAAAGGATTCCGTTTTCAACCTTGAGAAGGGAGAGATCTACGGACCTTACCAAGTAGCCAATACTTTCAAATACAGTAAAATGGCCGATGCTGCCCAAAAATTTGACTCTGTCAATTCTAAGCACATTCTTATCCGTTACCAAGGAAGTTTGAGAGCGGCCTCTGATGTAACTCGTTCTAAGGAGGAAGCTGAAGTGCTGGCGGATAGCTTACTGAGTGTGATCAAGAGGGATAAAAGTAAGTTCGAATCGCTGGTGGCCGACTTCTCAGATGATGCTACTACTAAAGAGAACGAAGGAGAGCTAGGATATTACGGACCAGGTTTCATGGTCCCTGCTTTTGATGAGTTCATCTATGGAAATCCAGTGGGTTCCATTGGGCTGGTGGAGACCGATTTCGGTTATCACGTAGTTAAAGTGGAAGATCAGAAGAATCTGCAAAGAGCTGTGAAGATCGCAACCCTGACCAAAGAGATCGAACCATCCGAAGGAACATTGAACCAGGTATTCTCTAATGCTACTGGTTTGGAAGTTGCCGCCCAGGATGGAGATTTCAGAACGGTTGCAGAAGAACAAGGTGTTGCTGTTAGACCAGTGAACAGAGTTGGAAAAATGGACTCCAACATCCCTGGATTAGGTAACAATCGATCAATGATCAATTGGGCCTTTGAAGAAGAGACCAAGGTAGGGGATGTTAAACGTTTTAATGTGCCTACCGGATATGTTATCGCGCAGCTAACGCGGAAGAGTTCAGAGAAGGCACTGATGAGTGTAGCTGAGGCATCTGCCCGTGTTACTCCGATCATCCGCAACGAAAAGAAAGCCCAAAAGATCCGTGAGGGTCTAAGTGGATCGACCTTGGAAGAGATCGCATCAAGTCAAGGGGTTACCGTAAAGAATGCAACTGCTGTAACCATGGCCAATCCAACACTAGCCGGTGCCGGAACTGAGCCAATGGTAGTTGGTACGTCCTTTGGGAAGGCTGCCGGGGAGCAAACAGCTCCTATCGATGGAAACACTGGTGTGTTTATCGTAAAGGTATTGGCGGTTAATGAGGCCCCGGTTCTTGATAGTTATGAGTCATACGCCAACCAACTCAATACATCTATATCGCCTCAGGTGGCGGGTAATCTGTATCAGGCGTTGCGCACCCAGGCTGATATCGAAGATAACCGATCTACTTTCTATTAA